Sequence from the Thunnus maccoyii chromosome 11, fThuMac1.1, whole genome shotgun sequence genome:
acattaaGCGTATCAAGGTACTCGATTCCCTGCGTTGCTATTTTGCTATACCCAGACAAGAAATTATATTGATCAAGCACATATCAACAACACGTGTACTCTCGTATTCAGTATATGACTTTGCATGCCTTAATccaacagtttttgaaaagaTTCAATTAGACTTGAATTTTGATGGTGTCTCGACAAGACAGGGTGTATTGTATTTCCCTTCAGCATCTCTTTACGCATTTTAAAGCATAATTTTGTAACGGTAACCAGGGTCAAAGTtatgcaataataataaatagtgcCTCATATCACAAACTTGTAACATCAACTGCTCTGTGCAGAGTTTTCGATTTCAACATGTGTGCTCAAATTAATAAATTTCAAATGAGGAACCATGAATTCTGGAAAAAGCACAGACAACAATATGCAAGTCGGACCTCTAATGTTGAACTTTTCTTTTCGCACTGAGCCTTATGCCATTTTGTCAAATGCAGCATCCTCCCGTAACACGTTCACAGGCTGTTTATAGCACGCATTATTACTTTGCTTGCAATAAGTCACTTCCTCTAAGGGGAACAAAACTGAGTTACAAAGGCCTTTGGATGTTTCATCACATTAATTCAACATAGTGATTCCGTGGAAGATAATGAGGAGACTTACTCACAGGAAAATCCTGTGGCTGTAGAGTGATGCCTTTGTTAATGAATACTGATCTTACACTTCTCTATCAGTTCAATAGCTGTTTTGCTTTCTGTGTAACATCTGCTTTTGATTTCCTGGTTTTGAAAATTTTTGAGTAGTGAAGCCAATGCCTATGTTTCAAGTTTGCTGATATTACGTACAGTAATCGTTGTTCCTGTATTTATGTAAAGTGAGTGTAgtgtaaatatattaaaaatcttTTCATTCTTAccgtttaaaaaaaatgtgatattgcTCAGCATCGCTTCAAAAGGGAGATTCTGCTCATGGAATTCCAcatctgtaaaagaaaaatttTTAATCCTGATATTTTTCAAAACTTCAAGAACAGgtgtcctttttttctgttacgCTTTTCTTTTCTCCAAGAGTTGTTTAAGTATCCAGTCAgtgttttgcctttttctctgtatttttcataTGGATGGagctgtgaaattaaaataagttcaaacatatacatgtatattaaTATGAATGGAGGCATGAAGGTTAATAAAATTGCATTTTGTATGTAACACGCTGGTACGGAGCTGGTTGCTATCTATGACTGAGATGGATGGTATGTGGTTTCGATGTCACTTAGACATCTGAGCACTGTACTCACATTCACTGGCATTCAGAGACCTAATCTTGGCATTagggaatatttttttttaagattattttttggcatttatgcCTTCATGAGAAAGTGGGTAGTgaggaggcagacaggaaacaaagggagagagagacatgggtacgacatgcaacaagggtccctaactggaatcaaaccagggacaTTGCGGTCATGCGGCATGTGCAGTAACCAGTTGGCtaccaaaaatattttaaatgcagtaCAGTAGCATGTACACAGAGTACATCTGATCACTacaggaaggggaaaaaaatcttggACAACCACAGATCTACTTGCTTGtttcaataaacaataaatgcacaaaaatcCCTCGTACCTGAAAATCCTCAGCcacacatatttaaacattCAAGTAAAGCATCGTGTACCTTTACGTAATATCATGTTGCTTTGTTGCTATTATCTAGTACCAACAGAGAGTGGTATTTTAAGACCTGGTATGTTTTAACATAGCTTGTAGTGACTACAGCTTCTGAGAACAAGTTGcacttataaaaaaaacaaaaaaaaccacccAGTACATCCTGTACACTACCCTATTATAACTGGATCTGGATGAATGTTTCTGTCAGCCAGAAAAGGATTCAGATGATTACAATAACAAGGTTTCAATTCCCACTCCACTAAGCATTTTGTTGTGCAGTATATCACATGCGTGATTTATCACTCACAGGAGCCTATGCTGTGTGGGATATACTGTAAAAGCAAAGTGCAGTGAAAAGGAGCTAAAAGCAAATAAGAGTGATATTATAACATTCCCCACAGGGAAGTTCCCTTGCGCTTAGGACAAGCTCAGACATCTCCGCTTTGTACAGCTTCTCTTGGCACCTTTTGTCAGCACCTCTGCTAGAAAAAGAAATCTTGATTTATTTTGATGACATACAATTGTCAATAAGAACAGCTGCATTGAGGGTGCTGCAGTCAAATGATGTGTTGCAGTTCCAAGAACCAAAGAACCTAAAAGAACTTGATCTGCAAAGATGATGTAACGACGAGAGATGGGAGGGAGGAATAAACTCTTTATCCGTATTTAATCTAACATTGTAAAATGTTCATCTGTCAGCTTTCACAAACATTCCATGTAAATATCTGTTCTGttcttgttttctcctcttAAATGCTTGTTTATCAAGCAAACAGTCCTCTTCCTTAACTGGCATCTATTTTCTTCTGAAGAAATCTActtataatataatacataatatcTTTGAGTGTAATTTCAACTCTCTGTCATTACTGCTGCAACTTGATGGGCTCTGACATCTGAAGACTTTTTGAATTCTACATCTTTGCATAATCCATACATCCAAGCTATTTCTAtacaaaaaaacagtcaaaattaCCACCACCGCAAAATCTATTTTCCACATTATTATTGGTAATCCTAATTCACAACCATACCACCTACACTGacctttttatatattttatatattataaaatataaagctaaagctgaatgtattttttaagtGGGGGTGTTCAATATGGAAACACAATCAGCtaatgtggaggaaaaaaaactgcagaagTTCTGTATTTACTTCTTGtgacaaaacaatattttaaaaaatcagacattcaaaaataaatattcaacacAAAACCTTTATTTGCACTGTGAGGCTACATCCTCATGTTATGAAGCTATGACACAAAGTATTATAACATTTTCCATGTGTCAACCATGTcaaaacatttgtgtttattgcaaTAATTCACTGGCACACACTCCATTGAGCTGCTACCTTGGCTGAAGGAAGTGATGACAGTGTCGACTGTAACAATAGTCTATAGTTTGATCTTTCTTAGGCTCTgccaaacaataaaaataaagtctCCTTAAACAGCTGatacaaaatatacatatttgaaAAAACATATAGAAACTCCAAAAATCAATTTTGCTCAACTAGTCTCAAATTATTAAGAAATTTGGTCATAAATAGAAATTGCTGTATTGTGGAAATAAGGAGGGGCAGCCAAAACTCAGAATCATTTTAGCAGAGTACATGATAAAAGAACATTGTCCCAAGGGGACAGCTTTGATTTccattcatcaaaaaaaaaaaaaaaaaaaaaaaaaaaaaatttaaaggCACTTTCAAAAGGAGTTTGAGTACATGGATTGTAGTCAAAGAAACCGTACGCAGATGTTCTGACTGGCAGGTGCTCAGTCcgattctaaaaaaaaatccaaactcaCAGACACCACTTATGAAGACAAATAATCAGTGATATGATGCTGTTATCCAGTTATGAGCGGAACAAAATATCCAACATGATATGCAACCAAAACAATGTCAAGATGAACAAGTCTCGACTCGTCTATCATTACTTccaggagagagaaaataactCTGACCTACGGTTGAAATGCTGTGTACTCAAAATTGTTGTAAATTAAGTTTGAGCAGTTATATAAACAGTTCTCTTCTATACCATCTACTATAAAATGACGTATTGCTGTGTGGCTGAAGTTCACATGGGACAAAACAAGCCcaaaaaaaaatgagttaaaCCTTTTCAATAATTGAATAAAATCACGCAGTATTCATAGAAGTcctgaaactgttttagagaACAACAAAGCAGTTGCTTCTGCACCGTTTGTATTTATCACTGCACCTGCCAGAGGACATGTAACACTTTCCGTAATGACCATATCTTTGTTAATCTGTAAAAGTTAAGATATAGAACATTCATAAtgttaatataattaatatctTATACcaattcttttccttttctgtcagTATCATGAGTAAACTTagattttgttttgctttgattaAAGTTCTCCTCGGTGGGAAAGTAACCAATAACCCTGGCAGTGTTAAAGTCATACTGTAAGCACCGCATTGACCTTCTTCACAATCTCCTACTTTGTCTTTTGGGACATCCACAACTTGTACAACTTTTGACTAactgctttgtttctttttatattacacacacacacacaatatcgATCCTGCTGGCCAAAACAACATATCCTTTGACCTTCCAGTTCATGACAACACTTGATCTACTGCTGCTCTGACTGTTTGTCAGTTTGCTATTTAAGTGAATTAAATGAATGCCCATACGACACAGTATTGATATGATCTGTACAAAGACAAccttgaaaagaaaatatggaTATTTCCTGTAAAGTTGTTCATGTACttagcagaaaaacaaaaatctaataaaaatacagatttaaaaagattattatttcaTGATTACATTTggctaatgatttttttttgactgacaCTTTTGCAAATGTCCCCCAGTATTGGGGCATACAGTGGAAATAAAATAAGGCAACAGCAATATTTAATCTTtttacaataaaagaaacaagtaCTTGTGGGCCAGCACTGCTAAGAATATCTCCACTGGGGAGAAAGTGGAATAATCCACAGTTTTTCATATGTTTGTTTGCTGATATGTAAGtaccatttcatttttattcacaaaaataaaaaaaagattgactTGACTTGCAGGAGGGTGTGTTTCTAGCTCTGGTGTCTCTTCATGTGAAGTGCCAGGTGATCTGAGCGGGAGAAGCAGCGGTTACACACTCCGCACTGGAAAGGCTTTGCCCCGGTGTGTTTCCTGAAATGGCGAGTCAGCTCATCAGAACGAGCGAATCGCCACTCACATCCCTCCCAGGAGCACTGATACGGTTTCTCTCcttcagcaagaaaaaaagaaaagaaaaaaaaagcaaagtgacaaaaacacattatttaaaagtacagtatattttctAAAAACTGACTAATGAATgagttttgatgatgaaaaagcTGAGACAAGTCTCAACTGTGAGCCATAAATCACAGTGTGTCCTACCCCCCTTTATGAGAGCTGCAGGGTTTATGTGGTTTGACAGCAGTGAGATGTGGGCCAGGTCTGTCAGCAGACAGACTGCATCTGCATGCCAAGTACATTCTTCTGCCTGGCAACATCACACTTTCACCCCAAAATAAGAAAGTGCAACTCAAAACATTTTACCTGTGTGGGTGCGTAGGTGGGCTTTTAGATGAGAAGACTTGGTGTACACTTTCTTGCACcctaaaagaaaagacattaagATCAATATAATGTGAATGATACAGGAAGtgttgaaacagaaacagcttTATGGTGTTGCAGACAACTTTATTGTTGTGCAAACTGGTGAAAAGACTCACCTGGGACATCACAGTGGTGAATCCGTCTTCTCTCCAGATCAGGATTATTCCTTCGGTTGTACTTCAGTGGAGCCGACTGGGCCAACACTGGGGACAGTGGGCCAACACCTGGCGACATCTGAACTGGTGTCAGGCTTGAAAGCTGGGCTGGTCCAGGACCCGGGCTCTGGACTAATCCCACACTGGAATTCCGGTCTGGGCTTTGGATCGGAGCGACACTAGAGGTCTGTCCTGGATCAATGGGATTATGGGTCTGAAAAGTTAACTTAGATGCAATGCTGGCTTCGTAGGAGGGAGGCGGCGAGAGATTGTGAAGGAGCTCCTTCCCCCTTTCTGGACTTGGGGGCTCAGAGCTTGGCGGAGAAGGTGGCAAGTAGGTCGGTCTTTGCTGATGGCCTAAGTGTCGATTGAATGGAAAACACTCGTTCTGTAGACCGCTTGCAGGTTTAGCGTTATTCTGCACTGGGCCTACATGGACATTCCCAATAGGAAGATTTAGCGGTGCCATGGGGATGGAGTTCAGCTGTGACCCGTGAACGATCTGCTCCAAATCAGAGTTCAAAAGCTGAAACAGGGGAACATCCTGGAAATCTGGCACTTCCTGTTTGACGAAAAAGTTGCCGCTAGCTGTATCTGCTGTACTATAAACCCCTGGGTACTCTGTTAGCGTCGGCGGCACCGCGTTGCCCTGACAGGTGGGGTGCATCAGAGAGTGGGAGGGCTCTGTTTTGATCTGTCTCATAGTCCTACAGAGGCCAGGGTGCAGGTATGTGACATCAGGAAGGAGCAGACTCATGTTGACGCTGTAAGGGGAGGCAAAGTCTTCGGTGAAAGGCGGCTCTAGCATCAGAGCGCTGTCCCTGCACAACATTTTGGAATTTAACGTCTCCTGCGGATGCTGAGACAAGTAGTTGTCCATCTCTGGTTTACCCTGAAATGCAAAAGAGAAGGAAATTATCAAACTTCATGTTGGTATATAAAGTTTTGTCGGATCATCCAAATGCAGTGGTAttagaaaaacacaggtgtCCACTAATTGATTTTAGCTCACAGAGCCTCCTTTAAAACTTGATACTGCAAAAGCAGTAAAATCAGCACTGACTTTAATGCCTCACTGACTCTCTTTGTAAAGAATATTAATTCCAGCCCCCTAAAAAAGACCAGCTGACAAATGCAAAAGCGTGAACAAACCTACataccagcctccactgatgcTGAAGCGTCGTACGactgacaaaataacaaaactaacTGGTGTGAATCAATTTGGGGATGCATTTGGGGCCTGCgcttgtgtacacacacacgcacacacacacactgccacatCAAAGACACCACTAACCAactccctccaccaccaccacctccctcccccccctttACAAGCAGCAGACGCCCTTCTGAAAAAGCTCCAGCCTAAGCTGTTTGGAAATACACGGCTGAAATTAGAACATCCAGTTGCTCTGCAGCGCTATGCATCCTCCGCGCAAGTTTCGGGGACGGGTGCAACGTTTCACATCGCAGCCATGCCCGGCGTGCGATTAAGCTCGGTCAGTGAATGTCAGCATCAACACAGACATTCAAAGCTCACAATTTCAGTCACGAGTTGGCTCAGTAGCCGTGAATATTATAACAAATGAACATCATAAGCCTTCCTTCGATATTAGGCCTACATCTTTAATGAAAACAGCCTGTTTTGCTTTGATCAGCAACATCTTCCTACACCATAAGGGCATCAGTAAACACTGTGATGCTCTGACAGACgcgaaaggaaaaaaatgtaatctccTACCAGATTGTTGTCATGAAAAGAGGAAGTTTCCGGGATGGCATCCCTCGTGTTACAGAGCACTTGTCCATGATCTACACCTCTCAGACCGTCGGCTGTCAGTGGTGCGGTTTTATGGAGAAACTGCGCGTCCTGCCCCGGGGCAACCCAAACATTATTCCTCACGGCAGCGGCCATAAAAGCGGAGCTACGGTCCTAatctcttaaaaaaaataaatgaagcataGGTATTGTTTTGTTTCGAAACAATCTGTACGAGCAAAGCGGCAGCTGTCAAACGTTCATTCTCTCAATTTTGCGCTGGCTTGTCAAATTACGCAACTGCGTGATATCAGCGCGTCTGCAGGGCGGGGCTGAacatgtacaaaataaacagGACAAGCAGGCGATCGGGATACACCTAGTGTAATGAATACTGTGGTTGTGTGATGAGGAGAAATGGCTGAAGGTAGAGGGGATAAAAGAGCAATTGAGGAAGATGAAGGTGTTTGTGTCCGTAAAAGAGCAGTTTATAGTTTATTCACAgactcacagaaaaaaaagtgagtcaCTGGTGTAATCAGTGCACTATTGCAGGGTCATGTTGAACATGCTGTGCGCCTTCTTAAACTTTCACATGACTTGTGATCTGTTTAAACTGGTCATGTCTAAacctaaaagaaaaataaatacatattggTTTTAAGGCAAATTTTGACCAAAGGACCtctttggaaaaatgtattgaattgattatttctctgtttctcacttTGCACCACAGTGAATCAAGTTAGTACAATTTCTCTTTCATTAATGATGcagtttctgattttttttagagCCTCTAGCACGCTCTGGTCCTGGTCTGGCATGTTAAAAACGCCACTGCAGTGCAGCTGTCTGTCAGGACTGCATACTTGATGCCAACATTCCTGAGCCAGCAGTGAAGCCTGCACACATATACTGGCAGTGGATGTTTCCATCAAAATAGCTCAGCatttcatttaaacacattgtgtgtCATACTGTCATTCAGCAATGATGATCTGTACTCAACTTCTCTGCAGTTGTCTTTGGTTTGTCCTACAGTAAATTCATCTTTAACCAAACCTGGATTTGTTTTCACTCCCTGCTCACATTTTTGTTGTGACCTTGTAGGAACTTTGACATATGATGTTTTTATCTGCCTTTATTTGTTCTTTAGATCCTTGGGTATACTCTAGATATTTGGCTCAGCAATGAAAAAGAATGGGTAATCCAATCTCCAGCCCTCTTGAGatcacactgacagcagcatTATAGCTCAGCTTAACAAAACAGAATTGACTTGTCAGGGTTTTGTTTCTTTCCCACACAGGTGTATGAAGTATTACCCCATGTCAACAGTATAGTGCCAGTGCAACAGGCTGGAACTGGAAGCATGGCATGGATGTGGTAATTATTGCCC
This genomic interval carries:
- the klf5b gene encoding Krueppel-like factor 5 isoform X1; this translates as MAAAVRNNVWVAPGQDAQFLHKTAPLTADGLRGVDHGQVLCNTRDAIPETSSFHDNNLGKPEMDNYLSQHPQETLNSKMLCRDSALMLEPPFTEDFASPYSVNMSLLLPDVTYLHPGLCRTMRQIKTEPSHSLMHPTCQGNAVPPTLTEYPGVYSTADTASGNFFVKQEVPDFQDVPLFQLLNSDLEQIVHGSQLNSIPMAPLNLPIGNVHVGPVQNNAKPASGLQNECFPFNRHLGHQQRPTYLPPSPPSSEPPSPERGKELLHNLSPPPSYEASIASKLTFQTHNPIDPGQTSSVAPIQSPDRNSSVGLVQSPGPGPAQLSSLTPVQMSPGVGPLSPVLAQSAPLKYNRRNNPDLERRRIHHCDVPGCKKVYTKSSHLKAHLRTHTGEKPYQCSWEGCEWRFARSDELTRHFRKHTGAKPFQCGVCNRCFSRSDHLALHMKRHQS
- the klf5b gene encoding Krueppel-like factor 5 isoform X2 codes for the protein MDNYLSQHPQETLNSKMLCRDSALMLEPPFTEDFASPYSVNMSLLLPDVTYLHPGLCRTMRQIKTEPSHSLMHPTCQGNAVPPTLTEYPGVYSTADTASGNFFVKQEVPDFQDVPLFQLLNSDLEQIVHGSQLNSIPMAPLNLPIGNVHVGPVQNNAKPASGLQNECFPFNRHLGHQQRPTYLPPSPPSSEPPSPERGKELLHNLSPPPSYEASIASKLTFQTHNPIDPGQTSSVAPIQSPDRNSSVGLVQSPGPGPAQLSSLTPVQMSPGVGPLSPVLAQSAPLKYNRRNNPDLERRRIHHCDVPGCKKVYTKSSHLKAHLRTHTGEKPYQCSWEGCEWRFARSDELTRHFRKHTGAKPFQCGVCNRCFSRSDHLALHMKRHQS